From one Cellulosilyticum sp. I15G10I2 genomic stretch:
- a CDS encoding CPBP family intramembrane glutamic endopeptidase — translation MKGNTIRICLIACVACIGGSMVYSLQQYITMNYVVAATVKIVFFSALPIAYCTLVEHVPIEEVLFLKGDIKKIKTAVMLGIGVVAVILTTYVIMKAYIDLDLIASELMATSSINARTFPFIAVYIIFGNSFLEEYFFRGFIFLSLYNKGYEKFAYIFSALLFSVYHVAIFKTWFSMPIMALILIGLFGGGLIFNYLDTKTNSILNSWTVHIFADIAIILIGIKMFYL, via the coding sequence ATGAAGGGAAATACAATAAGAATATGTTTAATAGCTTGTGTAGCATGTATAGGCGGCAGTATGGTTTATAGTTTACAGCAATATATAACGATGAATTACGTGGTGGCTGCAACAGTTAAAATAGTTTTCTTTAGTGCATTGCCTATTGCGTACTGTACATTAGTAGAACATGTGCCTATAGAAGAAGTCCTCTTTCTTAAAGGGGATATAAAGAAGATTAAAACAGCTGTAATGTTAGGAATAGGCGTGGTAGCAGTGATACTTACAACATACGTTATTATGAAAGCCTATATAGACCTAGATTTAATTGCTAGTGAGCTAATGGCAACATCAAGCATTAATGCCAGAACTTTTCCATTTATTGCAGTGTATATTATTTTTGGCAACTCTTTTCTTGAAGAGTATTTCTTTAGGGGATTTATCTTTTTATCACTGTATAATAAAGGATATGAAAAGTTTGCTTATATTTTTTCTGCGCTGCTTTTTTCAGTATATCATGTAGCCATATTTAAAACTTGGTTTAGTATGCCTATTATGGCTCTTATACTTATAGGACTATTCGGTGGAGGGCTTATTTTTAATTATTTAGATACTAAAACAAATAGCATTCTTAATTCATGGACAGTGCATATATTCGCAGATATAGCTATTATTTTAATTGGTATTAAGATGTTTTATCTATAG